The Ruania alba genome has a window encoding:
- a CDS encoding DUF3017 domain-containing protein, whose translation MTTPRPTPRPVEPGHWRRYVVMWIALAWLLAAFVVMIVEGARPGALVIASELVVLGFVRAVTRSPGPYGITSRSRAFDVAVLMLSGIGIGTLALIASGLDPL comes from the coding sequence ATGACCACCCCCCGGCCCACCCCGCGGCCTGTCGAACCTGGCCACTGGCGCCGGTACGTCGTCATGTGGATCGCCCTCGCGTGGCTGCTCGCGGCCTTCGTGGTGATGATCGTCGAAGGAGCGCGCCCCGGTGCGCTGGTGATCGCCTCCGAGCTGGTGGTGCTCGGCTTTGTCCGTGCTGTGACTCGCAGCCCCGGGCCATACGGGATCACCAGCCGCTCGCGTGCCTTCGATGTCGCCGTCCTGATGCTCAGCGGGATCGGGATCGGCACGCTCGCGCTGATCGCGAGCGGCCTAGATCCCCTCTGA
- a CDS encoding acyl CoA:acetate/3-ketoacid CoA transferase, translated as MTRGGTANGPTFLTPEQAAAVVPDGATLAIGGSGGGLLEPDALLAALGKHYRNTTHPAGLTLVHTTGIGDRAGGGMDHLAHPGLADRVIAGNWGMAPQMSRMAAAGEFEAYNFPQGVMSQLYREIAAGRPGLLTHVGLGTFCDPRVEAGRLNDRSLGTYVEVVELAGREWLFYPSFDIDVCFIRGTVADEHGNIAMGEEPARLEMLAMAQATHNRGGTVIAQVKYVVEAGSLDARTVEIPGILVDHVVACPDQRQLVTHDYNPGFSGELTVALSTLPAFDLDERKVVARRAVREIRAGDVVNLGVGIADGIASVAAEEGVSGRFTLTIEQGLVGGIPARGVIFGVSTNPSAILDQPAQFDFYDGGGLDIAFLGFAQIDAVGNVNVSKFGGRVIGTGGFVNISQNAATVVFCGTFTAGGLQAHPADGALTIAAEGRHRKFVTAVDQITFSAAEALRRGQRVLYVTERAVFALTDAGLELVEVAPGVDAQRDVLDQLPFAVGVGDVTPMATDIFRPDLLGLAHDLDRSDTP; from the coding sequence ATGACCCGCGGTGGAACAGCCAACGGGCCCACCTTCCTCACTCCCGAGCAGGCGGCCGCCGTCGTGCCCGACGGCGCGACGCTCGCCATCGGCGGCTCTGGCGGCGGCCTGCTGGAACCGGACGCCCTGCTGGCCGCACTCGGCAAGCACTACCGGAACACCACCCACCCGGCCGGGCTCACTCTGGTGCACACCACCGGGATCGGGGACCGGGCAGGCGGTGGGATGGACCATCTCGCTCACCCTGGGCTGGCCGACCGGGTGATCGCCGGGAACTGGGGGATGGCGCCGCAGATGAGCCGGATGGCCGCCGCCGGCGAGTTCGAGGCGTACAACTTCCCGCAAGGGGTGATGAGCCAGCTCTACCGGGAGATCGCCGCAGGGCGCCCCGGCTTGCTCACCCACGTGGGCCTGGGCACCTTCTGTGACCCGCGGGTGGAGGCGGGCCGGCTCAACGACCGCAGCCTCGGTACCTACGTGGAGGTCGTGGAGCTAGCCGGGCGGGAGTGGCTGTTCTACCCCTCCTTCGACATCGACGTCTGCTTCATCCGCGGCACCGTCGCGGACGAGCACGGCAACATCGCGATGGGAGAAGAACCGGCCCGGCTGGAGATGCTCGCCATGGCCCAGGCCACCCACAACCGGGGCGGCACCGTGATTGCCCAGGTGAAGTACGTCGTCGAGGCGGGCAGCCTGGACGCTCGCACGGTGGAGATCCCGGGCATCCTGGTGGACCATGTGGTGGCCTGCCCGGACCAGCGCCAGCTGGTCACGCACGACTACAACCCCGGGTTCTCCGGCGAGCTCACCGTGGCACTGTCCACGCTGCCCGCCTTCGACCTGGACGAGCGCAAGGTAGTGGCACGCCGGGCCGTGCGTGAGATCCGTGCCGGGGACGTGGTGAACCTCGGCGTCGGCATCGCCGACGGGATCGCCTCCGTGGCCGCCGAGGAGGGGGTGTCCGGCCGGTTCACCCTCACCATCGAGCAGGGCCTGGTGGGCGGAATCCCGGCACGCGGGGTGATCTTCGGGGTCTCCACGAACCCCTCCGCCATCCTCGACCAGCCCGCCCAGTTCGACTTCTACGACGGCGGCGGTCTCGACATCGCCTTCCTCGGCTTCGCCCAGATCGACGCAGTCGGCAACGTGAACGTCTCCAAGTTCGGCGGCCGGGTGATCGGCACCGGCGGGTTCGTGAACATCAGCCAGAACGCTGCCACCGTGGTCTTCTGCGGCACCTTCACCGCCGGTGGCCTGCAGGCCCACCCGGCCGACGGGGCGCTCACCATCGCCGCCGAGGGCCGGCACCGCAAGTTCGTGACGGCGGTGGATCAGATCACCTTCAGCGCCGCCGAGGCGCTGCGTCGTGGACAGCGGGTGCTGTACGTGACCGAACGCGCGGTGTTCGCCCTCACCGACGCCGGCCTGGAACTGGTCGAGGTGGCCCCCGGAGTGGACGCCCAACGGGACGTGCTCGACCAGCTGCCCTTCGCCGTCGGGGTCGGCGACGTGACCCCCATGGCCACTGACATCTTCCGGCCCGACCTGCTCGGCCTGGCCCACGACCTCGACCGATCGGACACACCATGA
- a CDS encoding GMC family oxidoreductase: MTATYDYVIVGAGAAGCVLANRLSADPAARVLLLEAGGADLHPLVKIPAGFGMVMGTAMNWIYDTAPQRHLADRSMFLPQGKVLGGSTSINAMLYVRGNRGDYDGWRDAGCEGWGYDDVLPYFIAHERNERLADAFHGTDGELNVADQVQHNPLSRAFVRSCQQAGIPFTPDPNGADQTGVFYHQVTQRKARRESAATAFLKPVRSRPNLTVLTGADVRRVQVSDGVATGVEYRRGGRVVTARARREVIVSAGAINSPRLLLHSGIGPAEELRSIGVPVVHDLPGVGKNLHDQLEVYITVDAAQPVSYTGEDRGLRMLRHGIQYTLFRTGPATATVTEAGAFVRSEESVAQPDIQLHMLPVTVKWKDGSRTAEKVTGHGFTILACAIRPKSRGEVRLTSADPAEPPVVDPNYLAEEEDWRVSVAGLRRIREVLAQPAFAPYVAAEDMPGADVDTDEELRDYITQWGKTDYHPVGTCKMGVDDMAVVDPQLRVRGVQGLRVIDSSIMPTIISGNTQAPSMMIGEKGAALVLGSDRPVAGPTADAAQVRNTIDGPQPRTA, translated from the coding sequence ATGACTGCCACTTACGACTACGTCATCGTCGGAGCCGGCGCCGCCGGGTGCGTGCTCGCGAACCGGCTCAGTGCCGACCCCGCGGCGCGGGTGCTGCTGCTGGAGGCCGGGGGAGCGGACCTGCACCCGCTGGTGAAGATCCCCGCCGGGTTCGGCATGGTGATGGGCACCGCGATGAACTGGATCTACGACACCGCGCCGCAACGCCACCTGGCCGACCGGTCGATGTTCCTCCCGCAGGGCAAGGTGCTCGGCGGGTCCACCTCGATCAACGCGATGCTCTACGTGCGCGGCAACCGTGGCGACTACGACGGGTGGCGGGATGCCGGGTGCGAGGGCTGGGGCTATGACGACGTGCTGCCCTACTTCATCGCGCACGAGCGCAACGAGCGGCTCGCCGACGCCTTCCACGGCACCGACGGGGAGCTGAACGTGGCCGACCAGGTGCAGCACAATCCGCTCTCGCGTGCCTTCGTCCGCTCGTGCCAGCAGGCCGGGATCCCGTTCACACCGGACCCGAACGGCGCCGACCAGACGGGCGTCTTCTACCACCAGGTCACCCAGCGCAAGGCCCGCCGGGAGAGTGCCGCGACGGCGTTCCTCAAGCCGGTCCGCTCCCGCCCCAACCTGACCGTGCTCACCGGGGCGGACGTGCGGCGGGTGCAGGTCTCCGACGGCGTGGCCACCGGTGTGGAGTACCGGCGCGGTGGCCGTGTGGTCACCGCCCGCGCCCGGCGTGAGGTGATCGTCAGTGCCGGGGCGATCAACTCGCCGCGGCTGCTGCTGCACTCCGGGATCGGCCCGGCCGAGGAGTTGCGGTCGATCGGGGTGCCGGTGGTGCATGACCTTCCCGGTGTCGGGAAGAACCTGCACGACCAGCTCGAGGTGTATATCACCGTCGACGCTGCGCAACCGGTCAGCTACACCGGTGAGGACCGGGGGCTGCGGATGCTGCGGCACGGCATCCAATACACGCTGTTCCGGACCGGGCCGGCCACCGCCACGGTCACCGAGGCGGGTGCCTTCGTGCGCAGCGAGGAATCCGTGGCACAGCCGGACATCCAACTGCACATGCTCCCTGTCACGGTGAAGTGGAAGGACGGTTCCCGCACCGCGGAGAAGGTGACCGGGCATGGGTTCACCATTCTCGCCTGCGCGATCCGGCCGAAGAGTCGCGGTGAGGTGCGGTTGACCTCGGCTGACCCGGCCGAGCCGCCCGTGGTGGACCCGAACTACCTGGCCGAGGAAGAGGACTGGCGGGTGTCGGTGGCGGGCCTGCGAAGGATCCGAGAGGTGCTCGCCCAGCCCGCATTCGCCCCGTACGTCGCCGCCGAGGACATGCCCGGGGCGGATGTGGACACCGACGAGGAGCTGCGGGACTACATCACCCAGTGGGGCAAGACCGACTACCACCCGGTGGGCACCTGCAAGATGGGCGTCGACGACATGGCAGTGGTGGACCCGCAGCTGCGCGTGCGTGGGGTGCAGGGGCTGCGGGTGATCGACTCCTCGATCATGCCGACCATCATCAGCGGCAACACACAGGCGCCGTCGATGATGATCGGGGAGAAGGGGGCGGCGCTGGTGCTGGGCTCTGACCGGCCGGTGGCCGGGCCGACGGCCGATGCCGCGCAGGTGCGCAACACTATCGACGGTCCTCAGCCACGCACTGCCTGA
- a CDS encoding enoyl-CoA hydratase/isomerase family protein gives MSGTVDVHHTDGVGHLVLDRPEKLNALSTEMITALGDGVRELTVAGVEVILVRSSGRHFSAGADLTEWAAPSEQDAHRMSRAGVDAFAALAEAPMPTIAVIDGVAAGGGLELALACDLRIATTRARLGLPEATLANLPAYGGITRLMHTVGAVRARELLFTADLVEATRAEQIGLVTQVVEPDGLDHAVTALVGRIRAADPRAVSLAKALTGAAPIDGLLAQFTSQTPQSRSRKDAFLARRQGSSATEGAQS, from the coding sequence ATGAGCGGCACCGTTGACGTCCACCACACCGACGGCGTCGGGCACCTCGTCCTGGACCGTCCGGAGAAGCTGAACGCCCTGTCCACCGAGATGATCACCGCCCTCGGTGACGGTGTGCGGGAGCTGACCGTTGCTGGGGTCGAGGTGATCCTGGTCCGGTCCAGCGGCCGGCACTTCAGCGCGGGGGCCGACCTGACTGAGTGGGCCGCACCCAGTGAGCAGGACGCGCACCGGATGTCCCGCGCCGGGGTGGACGCCTTCGCAGCGCTCGCCGAGGCGCCGATGCCGACGATCGCCGTGATCGACGGGGTGGCCGCCGGCGGCGGGCTCGAGCTGGCGCTGGCCTGCGACCTGCGTATTGCCACCACCCGCGCGCGGCTGGGGTTGCCGGAGGCGACCCTGGCGAACCTGCCCGCCTATGGCGGGATCACCCGCCTGATGCACACCGTGGGAGCGGTGCGCGCCCGCGAGCTTCTGTTCACCGCCGACCTGGTCGAGGCCACCCGCGCCGAGCAGATCGGCCTGGTCACCCAGGTCGTCGAGCCGGACGGGCTCGACCACGCCGTCACTGCACTGGTGGGGCGGATCCGAGCGGCCGACCCGCGCGCGGTGTCCCTGGCCAAGGCGCTCACCGGAGCAGCGCCCATCGACGGTCTGCTCGCCCAGTTCACCTCCCAGACCCCCCAGTCCCGATCCCGCAAGGACGCCTTCCTGGCACGCCGTCAGGGATCCTCCGCCACTGAAGGAGCACAGTCATGA
- the purN gene encoding phosphoribosylglycinamide formyltransferase — MTPAKRLVVLISGGGSNLAALLEATGDPGYGAQVVAVGADRPSAAGLDLAREVGIPTFVERVGDHPDRDAWDAALTDAVGQYEPDLVISAGFLKLVGERFLDQFGGRYLNTHNSLLPAFPGMHGPREALEYGVKVAGATLFVVDAGVDTGVIIAQVAVPVLDDDTEDTLTERIKVAERAQLVDSVGRLAREGWRVEGRRVIVGE, encoded by the coding sequence GTGACTCCCGCCAAGCGACTCGTCGTCCTGATCTCCGGTGGTGGGTCCAATCTCGCCGCCTTGCTCGAGGCCACCGGTGACCCTGGCTACGGGGCGCAGGTGGTCGCCGTCGGGGCGGACCGGCCCAGCGCCGCGGGCCTGGACCTCGCGCGCGAGGTCGGCATCCCCACCTTCGTGGAGCGGGTGGGCGACCACCCCGACAGGGACGCCTGGGATGCGGCCCTGACGGACGCCGTCGGGCAGTACGAACCGGACCTGGTGATCTCGGCGGGATTCCTGAAGCTGGTGGGGGAGCGATTCCTCGACCAGTTCGGCGGGCGCTACCTGAACACGCACAACTCGCTGCTGCCTGCCTTCCCCGGCATGCACGGGCCGCGGGAGGCGCTCGAGTACGGCGTGAAGGTGGCCGGCGCCACGCTGTTCGTGGTCGATGCGGGAGTCGACACCGGGGTGATCATCGCTCAGGTGGCAGTGCCAGTGCTGGACGACGACACCGAGGACACCTTGACCGAACGGATCAAGGTGGCCGAGCGGGCCCAACTGGTGGACTCCGTGGGCCGGCTGGCACGTGAGGGGTGGCGCGTCGAGGGGCGCCGGGTGATCGTTGGCGAGTAG
- a CDS encoding NAD(P)/FAD-dependent oxidoreductase, whose protein sequence is MSNSSLGTPNRILVVGAGLAGLRTAAELRAAGFTGHLRVIGAEPHLPYDRPPLSKELLSHPEPTWLADDLDQDLSALADDLHLSTTADALHVGTTTDDPVIVQTTSGDFEADAVVAATGSRAVQPADWSGTFTLHSLEDAADLRARLVPGASLIVIGAGWIGAEVAGVAAGAGCDVTVLEAGPAPLARQLGTELGARTIDWYAAQGVRLRTDTPVASVRSAVVTLATGEVLTADVVLCAIGARPSTGWLEPSMPLTASGHLPVDGTGRSMHPRVWAVGDVAARTHPLFGSVPGGHWSAALTDPVPLARALVGHAPAEDTAEPAPYVYSTQLGHHLTVFGRLTDDQLTRGDLTQAWTTLCFDGEHLVGAVIADAPREVGAVRKLLSRGSLPRLDRTLAADPATPLRRAVI, encoded by the coding sequence GTGAGCAACTCCAGCCTCGGTACTCCGAACCGGATCCTCGTGGTGGGAGCAGGTCTCGCGGGCCTGCGCACCGCCGCTGAGCTGCGAGCGGCTGGGTTCACCGGCCACCTCCGAGTGATCGGCGCCGAACCGCACCTGCCGTACGACCGGCCCCCGCTCTCCAAGGAACTGCTCAGCCATCCCGAGCCCACCTGGCTCGCCGACGATCTCGACCAGGACCTCAGCGCCCTCGCCGACGATCTGCACCTGAGCACCACCGCCGATGCCTTGCATGTGGGGACCACCACCGATGACCCCGTCATTGTGCAGACCACCAGTGGCGACTTCGAGGCCGACGCCGTCGTGGCCGCCACCGGCTCCCGCGCCGTCCAGCCCGCGGATTGGTCCGGCACCTTCACGCTGCACTCCCTCGAGGACGCCGCCGACCTTCGGGCGCGGTTGGTCCCGGGAGCATCCCTGATCGTGATCGGGGCCGGCTGGATCGGTGCCGAGGTTGCCGGGGTGGCCGCCGGCGCCGGTTGTGACGTGACCGTACTGGAGGCCGGCCCCGCTCCCCTGGCCCGCCAGCTCGGCACCGAGCTCGGGGCACGCACCATCGACTGGTACGCCGCCCAGGGCGTACGGCTACGCACGGACACCCCCGTGGCCAGCGTACGGTCCGCCGTCGTGACCCTGGCCACCGGAGAGGTCCTGACGGCGGACGTGGTGCTGTGCGCGATCGGCGCCCGCCCGAGCACGGGCTGGCTGGAACCCTCCATGCCCCTGACGGCGTCCGGTCACCTCCCGGTGGACGGGACCGGTCGGTCGATGCACCCGCGGGTGTGGGCGGTCGGAGACGTCGCCGCCCGCACCCACCCGCTGTTCGGCTCCGTGCCCGGTGGGCACTGGTCGGCCGCCCTCACCGACCCGGTGCCGCTGGCACGCGCTCTCGTCGGGCATGCGCCCGCGGAGGACACGGCTGAACCGGCCCCGTACGTCTACTCCACCCAGCTCGGCCACCATCTCACTGTGTTCGGCCGGCTCACCGACGACCAGCTCACCCGCGGCGACCTCACCCAGGCGTGGACCACGCTGTGTTTCGACGGTGAGCACCTGGTTGGCGCGGTGATCGCCGACGCCCCCCGGGAGGTCGGTGCGGTGCGTAAGCTGCTCAGCCGCGGATCGCTGCCGCGGTTGGACCGCACCCTCGCCGCCGACCCGGCCACGCCGCTGCGCCGCGCCGTCATCTAG
- the purH gene encoding bifunctional phosphoribosylaminoimidazolecarboxamide formyltransferase/IMP cyclohydrolase encodes MTDQIPVRRALLSVFDKTGLDALATGLHAAGVELVSTGSTASTIEAAGVPVTRVEDVTGFPECLDGRVKTLHPRIHAGILADRRLPEHVAQLEELDVAPFDLVVVNLYPFADTVASGAEVQDCIEKIDIGGPSMVRAAAKNHASVAIVTAGADYGSAVTAAQAGGYTLAEREQLAAKAFVHTATYDVQVASWMGNVLTDTSVIDGESTGFPAWMGTAVERNQVLRYGENPHQRAALYTHPDAGDSLATAEQLHGKAMSFNNYVDTDAAIRAANDHGGRPTVAIIKHANPCGIAVGGDVAEAHRKAHECDPVSAFGGVIAVNGEVTRAMAEQVAEVFTEVIVAPAFAEDALEVLQRKKNIRILRTEGRPGGLDVRQICGGFLVQASDQIDADGDDPAAWTLAAGGAADEATLADLAFAWRSVRAVKSNAILLASGGASVGIGMGQVNRVDSCKLAVERANTGDVERARGAVAASDAFFPFADGLQVLIDAGVRAVVQPGGSIRDEEVIAAANAAGVTLYFTGTRHFAH; translated from the coding sequence GTGACCGACCAGATTCCCGTACGCCGGGCCCTCCTCTCCGTCTTTGACAAGACCGGACTGGACGCGCTCGCCACCGGCCTGCATGCAGCGGGCGTGGAGCTCGTCTCCACCGGTTCCACCGCGTCGACGATCGAGGCCGCCGGTGTGCCGGTGACCCGCGTGGAGGACGTGACCGGCTTCCCCGAGTGCCTGGACGGGCGGGTGAAGACGCTGCACCCGCGGATCCACGCCGGCATCCTCGCCGACCGCCGTCTGCCCGAGCATGTGGCGCAGCTGGAGGAGCTGGACGTCGCCCCGTTCGACCTGGTGGTCGTGAACCTGTACCCGTTCGCCGACACCGTGGCTTCGGGCGCCGAGGTGCAGGACTGCATCGAGAAGATCGACATCGGCGGCCCGTCGATGGTGCGGGCCGCCGCGAAGAACCACGCCTCGGTGGCGATCGTGACCGCCGGTGCCGACTACGGCTCCGCCGTCACCGCCGCACAGGCGGGCGGGTACACCCTGGCTGAGCGGGAGCAGCTCGCCGCGAAGGCATTCGTGCACACCGCTACCTACGACGTGCAGGTCGCCTCCTGGATGGGCAACGTGCTCACCGACACCTCCGTGATTGATGGTGAGTCCACCGGGTTCCCCGCCTGGATGGGCACCGCGGTGGAACGCAACCAGGTGCTGCGCTATGGCGAGAACCCGCACCAGCGGGCCGCCCTGTACACCCACCCTGACGCCGGGGACAGCCTCGCCACCGCCGAACAGCTGCACGGCAAGGCGATGAGCTTCAACAACTACGTGGACACCGACGCCGCGATCCGGGCCGCGAACGACCACGGCGGCCGGCCGACGGTCGCGATCATCAAGCACGCCAACCCGTGCGGGATCGCCGTGGGCGGCGATGTGGCCGAGGCGCACCGCAAGGCGCACGAGTGTGACCCGGTCTCGGCGTTCGGCGGCGTGATCGCCGTGAACGGCGAGGTGACCCGGGCGATGGCCGAGCAGGTGGCGGAGGTGTTCACCGAGGTGATCGTGGCCCCGGCGTTCGCCGAGGATGCCCTGGAGGTGCTGCAGCGGAAGAAGAACATCCGGATCCTGCGCACCGAGGGTCGCCCCGGCGGGCTGGACGTGCGGCAGATCTGCGGCGGGTTCCTCGTTCAGGCCTCCGACCAGATCGACGCCGACGGTGACGACCCGGCGGCCTGGACCCTCGCTGCCGGTGGTGCGGCCGACGAGGCGACCCTGGCCGACCTCGCGTTCGCGTGGCGGTCCGTGCGGGCGGTGAAGTCGAACGCCATCCTGCTCGCCTCCGGCGGCGCCTCCGTAGGCATCGGGATGGGGCAGGTGAACCGGGTGGACTCCTGCAAGCTGGCCGTGGAGCGCGCGAACACCGGTGACGTGGAGCGGGCCCGCGGCGCCGTGGCAGCCTCCGACGCGTTCTTCCCGTTCGCCGACGGGCTGCAGGTGCTGATCGACGCCGGCGTGCGGGCCGTGGTGCAGCCGGGTGGGTCGATTCGGGACGAGGAGGTCATCGCCGCCGCAAACGCCGCCGGGGTGACCCTCTACTTCACCGGGACCCGCCACTTCGCGCACTGA
- a CDS encoding SDR family oxidoreductase, which yields MTTPWTLSSGWDPRPLAGEVALVTGSLGGLGRAITTGVAAAGAAVAVHHLGERCEAEALAAELAEAGARTTVVEADLTDWDETDAMVERIATDLGAVSVLVNNAGMMRQQTFAEMDLAAWRETLSIDLDGVFIATRQVLPGMLAAGRGVIVNVASQLAFKGAHEYVSYSAAKGGIVSMTRALAREVGPAVRVNAIAPGPIETPMTAPHTTPEWVRERTAGAVLQRLGRPEEIVAPVVFLASAGAELMHGQTLHLNGGGVMA from the coding sequence ATGACCACCCCCTGGACCCTCAGCTCGGGCTGGGACCCGCGCCCCCTTGCCGGCGAGGTCGCCCTGGTGACCGGCAGTCTCGGCGGCCTCGGACGGGCCATCACCACCGGGGTCGCCGCGGCCGGAGCGGCCGTGGCCGTGCACCATCTCGGTGAGAGGTGCGAGGCGGAGGCGCTCGCCGCGGAGCTGGCCGAGGCGGGTGCCCGCACCACCGTGGTGGAGGCGGACCTGACCGACTGGGACGAGACCGATGCCATGGTGGAGCGGATCGCCACCGACCTCGGCGCCGTCTCTGTGCTGGTGAACAACGCCGGGATGATGCGCCAGCAGACGTTCGCCGAGATGGACCTGGCCGCCTGGCGGGAGACCCTCAGCATCGACCTGGACGGCGTCTTCATCGCCACCCGGCAGGTGCTGCCGGGGATGCTGGCAGCCGGTCGAGGGGTGATCGTGAATGTCGCGTCCCAGCTGGCCTTCAAGGGGGCCCACGAGTATGTCTCCTACAGTGCCGCCAAGGGCGGCATCGTCTCGATGACCCGGGCGCTGGCCCGGGAGGTGGGGCCCGCCGTCCGGGTGAACGCGATCGCCCCGGGGCCGATCGAGACGCCGATGACCGCGCCGCACACCACCCCGGAGTGGGTGCGTGAGCGCACCGCCGGGGCGGTGCTGCAACGGCTCGGCCGACCGGAGGAGATCGTCGCACCCGTGGTGTTCCTCGCCTCCGCCGGTGCCGAGCTCATGCACGGGCAGACGCTGCACCTCAACGGTGGCGGGGTGATGGCATGA
- a CDS encoding MIP/aquaporin family protein, which produces MSTPTAPAVETDDRTGTAEDHVTPAERPLFIRFAAEILGTFLLVFIGFGVTLYAGVTVNPDEGAKLLAWGAGVIVAIAVIGHVSGGHLNPAVTLGAALTGRISWADILPYWVAQLIGAVGAAALLFVTIPTALATASGQGSTRSMFSTNASGIGENSTLGRLSGGEVSSDLVQVLLVEAIATMLFVAVALAAGRGLRRGVLSGPVVIGLAYAGLTVATYTLTGGALNPVRATAAAIFSESWALGDLWVFWVAPLLGGAIAGLMFTVFAPEPLAEEDTYAWDDEDEGDDEIDEDFTDETEVLDQDVESDDSPVVLTEDEATPERDDAFTEDYDVTALDDEATETETVDVDAASPEAGAESTDDGEPDERETPRA; this is translated from the coding sequence ATGTCCACCCCCACCGCCCCGGCCGTCGAGACCGACGACCGCACCGGCACCGCCGAGGACCACGTCACCCCAGCCGAGCGTCCTCTGTTCATCCGCTTCGCCGCCGAGATCCTCGGCACCTTCCTACTCGTGTTCATCGGGTTCGGCGTCACCCTGTATGCCGGGGTCACGGTCAACCCGGACGAGGGTGCCAAGCTCCTCGCCTGGGGAGCCGGCGTGATCGTCGCCATCGCCGTGATCGGACACGTCTCCGGCGGGCACCTGAACCCGGCCGTCACCCTTGGCGCCGCGCTCACCGGCCGGATCTCCTGGGCGGACATCCTGCCCTACTGGGTGGCGCAACTGATCGGCGCCGTCGGTGCGGCGGCCCTGCTGTTCGTGACAATCCCGACGGCGCTGGCCACGGCCAGCGGACAGGGGTCCACCCGGTCGATGTTCAGCACGAACGCCAGCGGCATCGGCGAGAACTCCACCCTCGGGCGCCTCTCCGGCGGTGAGGTGTCCAGCGATCTGGTGCAGGTGCTGCTGGTGGAGGCGATCGCGACCATGCTGTTCGTGGCGGTCGCGCTGGCTGCGGGGCGCGGGTTGCGCCGTGGCGTCCTCAGCGGTCCCGTGGTGATCGGCCTGGCGTATGCGGGACTCACTGTGGCCACCTACACGCTCACCGGCGGGGCGCTGAACCCCGTGCGTGCGACAGCGGCCGCGATCTTCTCCGAAAGCTGGGCGCTGGGCGACCTGTGGGTGTTCTGGGTGGCACCGCTGCTGGGTGGTGCGATCGCCGGACTGATGTTCACGGTCTTCGCTCCGGAGCCGCTCGCGGAGGAGGACACCTACGCGTGGGACGACGAGGACGAGGGTGACGACGAGATCGACGAGGACTTCACCGATGAGACCGAGGTGCTCGATCAGGACGTCGAGTCCGACGACTCCCCGGTCGTCCTCACCGAGGACGAAGCGACTCCCGAGCGCGACGACGCCTTCACCGAGGACTACGACGTGACGGCGCTCGACGACGAGGCGACCGAGACGGAAACCGTCGACGTGGACGCGGCATCTCCTGAGGCTGGTGCCGAGAGCACGGACGACGGTGAGCCCGACGAGCGCGAAACTCCTCGCGCCTGA
- a CDS encoding Fic family protein, which produces MSSFAPVLLRSEAASSSQIEMLTASARAIFSAELGLRTGRNAEQITANTRLLESAIALADEISPAAILQMHAVLMENRSAHPRGRWRDEAVWVGTRSDSAVGAEFVAPHHARIPALIDDLVALASRRDISPVVHLSVVHAQFETIHPFTDGNGRTGRALAQAMLRHAGVTRHLAIPVSAGLLADIEGYHRSLTAFRSGDVEPIVLAFTDAIARAIANTRALVAELDEIRARWEERLRVRRDSHAWRLLDVLLRSPVVSAALAADELGIRQPNVYPPLRALTEAGILASKREHQLGPFWRADEVLSAVDAFAERAGRREG; this is translated from the coding sequence GTGAGTTCGTTCGCTCCGGTGCTGCTCCGGTCGGAAGCGGCGTCATCGTCCCAGATCGAGATGCTCACGGCTTCCGCGCGAGCGATCTTCAGCGCTGAACTGGGCCTGAGGACGGGCCGCAATGCCGAGCAGATCACCGCGAACACGCGACTGTTGGAATCGGCGATCGCTCTGGCCGACGAGATATCGCCAGCAGCGATTCTGCAGATGCACGCTGTGCTGATGGAGAACCGGAGCGCGCACCCGAGGGGCCGTTGGCGCGACGAGGCGGTCTGGGTGGGCACCCGCTCGGACAGCGCTGTGGGTGCTGAGTTTGTGGCGCCGCACCATGCGCGGATTCCCGCTCTCATCGACGACCTTGTCGCGCTCGCGTCACGTCGTGACATCTCGCCCGTGGTTCATCTGAGCGTGGTGCATGCGCAGTTCGAGACCATCCATCCGTTCACGGACGGCAACGGCCGGACCGGGCGCGCATTGGCACAGGCGATGCTCCGGCACGCAGGAGTGACGCGCCACCTGGCTATTCCGGTCTCGGCCGGGCTGCTCGCGGACATCGAGGGGTATCACCGTTCACTCACGGCATTCCGCTCCGGCGACGTGGAGCCCATCGTGCTCGCATTCACCGACGCGATTGCGCGGGCCATTGCCAATACGCGGGCCCTGGTGGCCGAACTCGACGAGATCCGGGCACGCTGGGAGGAGCGACTGAGGGTTCGTCGGGACAGCCATGCGTGGCGGCTCCTGGACGTGCTGCTCCGCAGTCCGGTGGTGTCGGCAGCGCTGGCAGCCGACGAACTCGGCATCCGGCAGCCCAATGTGTATCCGCCACTGCGAGCGCTCACTGAGGCAGGAATCCTCGCCTCCAAGCGCGAGCACCAGCTCGGTCCGTTCTGGCGCGCCGACGAGGTACTGAGTGCTGTGGATGCGTTCGCGGAGCGGGCGGGACGGCGGGAAGGCTGA